One window of the Enterobacter huaxiensis genome contains the following:
- a CDS encoding RecE family exodeoxyribonuclease, whose amino-acid sequence MEFFYVVKATQKSGKEDAVIWFTAKSEARANLQLDVELEDAGIETGRGKNYSKPVRTDFPVYNDLPEESTVDYTWCKRYALQDDGRTWLPKAGAELTGPVDTTTAPETTVKVETAVDNVPLENRTPAVRFAVHLTSDKYQSHISKEQQLAASEMSLDEGNTYLQNLLLAKNDIPEVAELSLSAEWKLVQAIKQVFAPDEKHEAEVIAAFMADWARVDAGDRNQLVEEWRSGKLTLLKSESTSKTGVTTDQDPEPDNGIQIDENDDETTRYPVVRMPFRKQLLAQFTADELRHHLTREEYEGISALEMDTDNSYVQNLLLAAENCEEVKGYDTKDLWRYTDAIRKVFSQEKRHELALVLRFTRIWAATDYIDRGILVREWAAGNRISNVQRTDSRTNADGGYVTDRGEGAHHTLDSLDLEIACALLPMDFHHFEIPSSVLRRAKEIVAKKEEPWKSWSAILRNQPGVLAVNRAATFNLIRIAPENIHHTPAAHLEFVNKTMTAEFNSAVELLPLSTTAVETEVAAEQPKVANLGSGMFSIECLMNENQPQTDDRSSVTEETTSDVQMEETDPAEGESVDAIPPSESSDAADPQTVALNPAEVLAAAAPELANATVPESNTEVPEETASTLEEQPSQPVPEYPAFFEPGRYEGLPNDVYHAANGISSTQVKDARVSLMYFNARHVAKTIPRVPSKVLDMGNLVHALALQPELLDAEFSVEPVIPEGAFTTAATLREFIDTHNASLPALLSADDLKALLEEHNATLPAQVPMGGSLEETAQSYMALPAEFQRIGADQKKTATAMKACIKEYNATLPAQMKTSGSRDALLEQLAIINPDIVAQEAQKPVPLKVSGSKNDLIQAVKSVNQEAVFADELLDAWRDNPGEKILVTRQQLATARAIQSALLAHPTAGMLLTHPSRAVEVSYFGFDDETGLEVRVRPDLEIELDGVRIGADLKTISMWNVKQESLRARLHREIIERDYHLSAAMYCETAALDQFFWIFVNKDENYHWIAIIEASTELLELGMLEYRKTMRAIATGFDTGEWPAPITTDYTDELNDFDLRRLEALRAQA is encoded by the coding sequence ATGGAATTTTTCTATGTAGTTAAGGCTACGCAGAAATCTGGCAAAGAAGACGCAGTGATTTGGTTCACCGCGAAATCTGAAGCCCGTGCAAACCTGCAGCTCGATGTTGAGCTGGAAGATGCCGGTATTGAAACCGGCCGCGGTAAGAATTACTCAAAACCGGTTCGCACCGATTTCCCTGTTTACAACGACCTGCCGGAAGAAAGCACCGTGGATTACACCTGGTGCAAACGCTACGCCCTCCAGGACGATGGACGCACCTGGCTGCCAAAGGCTGGTGCTGAGTTGACTGGACCAGTGGACACCACTACCGCACCGGAAACGACCGTTAAAGTCGAAACTGCCGTCGATAATGTTCCGCTTGAAAACCGCACTCCAGCGGTCCGTTTTGCCGTCCACCTGACCAGCGACAAATACCAGTCACACATCTCTAAAGAGCAGCAACTGGCTGCCAGCGAAATGTCACTGGATGAAGGTAACACCTATCTCCAGAACCTGCTGCTGGCGAAAAACGACATCCCTGAAGTTGCCGAACTCAGCCTGAGCGCTGAGTGGAAACTAGTTCAGGCTATTAAGCAGGTCTTCGCGCCAGATGAAAAGCACGAAGCTGAAGTTATCGCTGCATTCATGGCTGACTGGGCGAGAGTTGATGCCGGCGACCGCAATCAGTTAGTTGAAGAGTGGAGAAGCGGAAAGCTTACTCTTCTCAAATCAGAAAGCACCAGCAAAACCGGCGTTACAACCGATCAGGATCCAGAACCTGATAACGGTATCCAGATTGACGAGAATGATGACGAAACCACTCGTTATCCAGTCGTTCGTATGCCCTTCCGCAAGCAGCTACTCGCCCAGTTCACCGCCGACGAACTGCGCCACCACTTAACCCGCGAAGAATACGAAGGTATCAGCGCGCTGGAGATGGACACTGACAACAGCTATGTCCAGAACCTGCTGCTGGCGGCAGAAAACTGCGAAGAGGTTAAGGGTTACGACACCAAAGACCTGTGGCGCTATACCGACGCCATTCGCAAAGTGTTCAGCCAGGAAAAGCGTCACGAACTCGCTTTGGTTCTCCGATTCACCCGAATCTGGGCGGCAACTGATTATATCGATCGCGGCATTCTCGTTCGCGAATGGGCAGCCGGTAATCGTATCAGTAATGTTCAGCGCACTGATTCTAGGACCAATGCAGACGGTGGCTATGTGACGGATCGCGGCGAAGGCGCGCACCACACTCTGGACTCTCTCGATCTTGAGATCGCCTGTGCCCTGCTGCCTATGGATTTCCATCACTTTGAAATCCCCTCAAGCGTTTTGCGTCGCGCCAAAGAAATCGTGGCGAAGAAAGAAGAACCATGGAAATCATGGAGCGCCATCCTGCGTAATCAGCCCGGCGTACTGGCGGTGAACCGTGCGGCAACCTTCAATCTGATCCGCATCGCGCCAGAAAACATCCACCACACGCCAGCGGCTCATCTTGAGTTCGTTAATAAAACCATGACGGCTGAGTTTAACTCTGCTGTGGAGTTACTACCGTTGTCTACTACTGCTGTTGAGACCGAAGTTGCAGCCGAACAGCCTAAGGTTGCAAATCTCGGCAGCGGCATGTTCTCCATCGAATGCCTGATGAACGAAAACCAACCACAAACAGATGACCGTTCATCGGTTACAGAGGAGACCACCAGCGATGTGCAGATGGAAGAGACTGACCCAGCGGAAGGAGAAAGTGTTGACGCGATTCCACCAAGCGAAAGTTCTGATGCAGCTGATCCGCAAACAGTTGCCCTGAACCCGGCTGAGGTGCTGGCTGCCGCAGCGCCGGAACTGGCGAACGCCACAGTGCCGGAATCGAACACCGAAGTGCCAGAAGAAACCGCCAGCACCCTGGAAGAGCAACCATCACAACCGGTCCCTGAATACCCTGCCTTCTTCGAACCGGGCCGCTATGAAGGTCTGCCGAATGACGTGTATCACGCTGCAAACGGGATCAGCTCAACTCAGGTAAAGGATGCCCGCGTCAGCCTGATGTACTTCAACGCGCGTCACGTGGCTAAAACCATCCCGCGCGTACCGTCCAAAGTGCTGGATATGGGTAACCTGGTGCATGCGCTGGCGCTGCAGCCCGAGCTGCTTGATGCAGAGTTCAGCGTTGAGCCTGTCATCCCTGAAGGTGCATTCACCACTGCGGCCACCCTGCGCGAGTTCATTGACACGCATAACGCCAGCTTGCCGGCGCTGCTGAGCGCTGACGATCTCAAAGCGCTGCTGGAAGAGCACAACGCCACCCTGCCCGCGCAAGTGCCGATGGGCGGCAGTCTGGAAGAAACCGCGCAGAGCTATATGGCGCTGCCGGCTGAATTCCAGCGTATCGGCGCTGACCAGAAAAAGACCGCCACCGCAATGAAGGCCTGCATCAAAGAGTACAACGCCACCCTGCCCGCGCAGATGAAAACCAGCGGCAGCCGTGACGCGTTGCTAGAGCAGTTGGCAATCATCAACCCTGACATTGTGGCTCAGGAAGCACAAAAACCAGTACCACTGAAAGTGTCTGGTTCAAAAAACGACCTGATTCAGGCTGTGAAGTCTGTCAATCAGGAGGCTGTGTTCGCCGACGAACTGTTGGATGCCTGGCGCGACAACCCTGGCGAAAAGATTTTGGTTACCCGCCAGCAGTTGGCCACCGCGCGAGCAATTCAGTCTGCACTCCTAGCGCACCCGACCGCCGGCATGCTGCTGACACATCCAAGCCGCGCCGTTGAAGTGAGCTACTTCGGTTTTGACGACGAAACAGGTTTAGAAGTGCGTGTACGTCCGGACCTCGAGATTGAACTGGACGGCGTGCGAATCGGTGCTGACCTGAAAACCATCAGCATGTGGAATGTGAAGCAAGAAAGCCTGCGCGCCAGGCTGCATCGGGAAATCATAGAGCGGGACTACCACCTCAGTGCGGCTATGTATTGCGAGACCGCGGCGCTGGACCAGTTCTTCTGGATTTTCGTCAACAAAGACGAGAACTACCACTGGATCGCCATCATTGAGGCGTCAACCGAACTGCTGGAGCTGGGCATGCTCGAGTACCGCAAAACAATGCGCGCCATCGCAACTGGATTCGACACGGGCGAATGGCCAGCGCCGATCACTACCGATTACACAGATGAACTGAACGATTTCGACCTGCGCCGCCTCGAAGCGCTGCGCGCTCAGGCTTAA
- a CDS encoding YdaE family protein, with the protein MCNSRKCGYCGNPVKSEEIVKSTLLYRNGAQLARKEKEYCSERCASYDQMAHEA; encoded by the coding sequence ATGTGTAACTCAAGGAAATGCGGGTACTGCGGCAATCCGGTTAAATCAGAGGAAATAGTAAAAAGTACCCTTCTCTATCGCAACGGCGCACAGCTGGCGCGCAAAGAAAAAGAATACTGCTCTGAACGTTGTGCTTCGTACGACCAGATGGCCCACGAGGCATAA
- a CDS encoding DUF6414 family protein has product MEQEQPSIDSLYDFLYIDKIRASSLTAQLYGPGVVTAIKMVTSDTDKSTKGVGLDVKILKGNTAVEEAISHTQEKQFDASWSLPINLLDQLSEAGFIRHGLNGEQLGNTVSVKGNMRIFDISMLQKSIPFVSRMFSQEPPKLPPKAQKKQPNADDIEVAPGVTVGMVRDILNVIPNTLQVDFIDEQGNTIWMTINRDFLTINPDDMVLKYGGKIPGDWYVVGMIDALPDTHFDSSSLNFPINPLKDGISEMLNGIKTLAGRGDDSYGITPLVIFRKLANP; this is encoded by the coding sequence GTGGAGCAAGAACAACCAAGCATCGATTCACTGTATGATTTTTTATATATAGATAAAATTAGAGCAAGCTCTCTTACAGCACAGCTATATGGTCCAGGTGTAGTTACAGCTATAAAAATGGTAACCTCAGACACCGATAAATCCACTAAAGGCGTCGGCCTTGATGTTAAAATTCTCAAAGGCAACACCGCCGTTGAGGAAGCTATAAGTCACACTCAAGAAAAACAGTTTGATGCCTCTTGGTCTTTACCTATAAATCTCTTAGATCAACTCTCTGAAGCTGGATTCATTCGCCACGGACTTAATGGTGAACAATTGGGTAATACCGTATCCGTTAAAGGTAATATGCGTATTTTTGATATTTCCATGCTTCAAAAAAGCATACCTTTTGTCAGTAGAATGTTTAGCCAAGAGCCCCCTAAACTCCCTCCAAAAGCGCAAAAAAAACAGCCCAACGCTGATGATATTGAAGTTGCTCCTGGCGTGACAGTCGGAATGGTTAGAGATATCCTTAATGTTATCCCAAATACGCTTCAAGTAGACTTTATAGACGAGCAAGGTAATACGATTTGGATGACTATTAATCGTGATTTCTTAACGATTAACCCTGACGATATGGTATTGAAATATGGCGGCAAAATACCTGGCGATTGGTATGTGGTCGGCATGATTGACGCACTGCCTGACACTCATTTTGATTCATCATCTCTGAACTTTCCGATTAATCCACTAAAAGATGGCATTTCTGAGATGCTTAATGGAATCAAAACATTAGCCGGGCGTGGTGATGATTCTTATGGAATCACGCCTCTAGTTATTTTTAGAAAATTGGCTAACCCGTAA
- a CDS encoding helix-turn-helix domain-containing protein, whose protein sequence is MYKPNIYNEPMRKEEPNLVLVERLTEITDRGVTKADMARIAGVTPQAVNGWFKKGVISKKSALAIAEAVGISVAWLLGEDVGEKDGLKPDEQRLLELYRQLPEEEQQNMLRIFAIRLKELDELYEKYMKGRIKHSRD, encoded by the coding sequence GTGTATAAACCAAATATTTACAATGAACCTATGAGAAAAGAAGAACCCAACCTCGTTCTGGTAGAGCGCCTTACTGAGATCACTGATCGCGGCGTTACAAAAGCAGACATGGCACGAATAGCTGGAGTCACCCCTCAGGCCGTAAACGGCTGGTTCAAAAAAGGTGTGATTAGTAAGAAATCGGCACTGGCCATAGCCGAGGCTGTAGGCATTTCTGTCGCATGGCTACTTGGTGAGGACGTTGGAGAAAAAGACGGACTTAAGCCGGACGAACAGCGCTTGCTGGAGCTCTACCGCCAGTTACCGGAAGAAGAGCAGCAGAACATGCTTCGGATCTTTGCGATTCGACTGAAAGAACTGGACGAATTGTATGAGAAGTACATGAAAGGACGGATAAAACACAGTCGCGATTAG
- a CDS encoding transcriptional regulator, whose product MSALDKAIKAAGSARKLSIALGVTSMSVSHWKNRDQGVVPPSYIFPIFKMTGVTPHELRPDLYPNPTDGLPKQEP is encoded by the coding sequence ATGTCCGCACTCGATAAAGCAATTAAAGCCGCTGGCTCAGCCAGAAAGCTCAGCATCGCGCTTGGTGTGACGAGTATGTCTGTAAGTCATTGGAAGAATCGTGACCAAGGGGTCGTCCCGCCAAGTTATATCTTCCCGATTTTCAAAATGACAGGCGTGACTCCCCACGAGCTGCGCCCCGACCTCTATCCAAACCCAACTGATGGTTTACCTAAACAGGAGCCTTAA
- a CDS encoding toxin YdaT family protein — protein MQTVSFQQSSRASSNHLIFQCHQSESAAQDIDHRDICPAVRAWAAVEGRIAVALQIQEAAEELQLDGVDFSGQADVWNVKLFRWLDNKEDSASYRKNVEQLVPAIMSVLPLRYRDRVVKNDSFAYRMARLEKEVSEAKQALMLDAPKKEKLKELGEGIFEMFRVDPDLTAPLLAMVTTMLGAM, from the coding sequence ATGCAAACTGTTTCATTTCAACAGAGTAGCAGAGCTTCCTCTAATCATCTGATATTCCAGTGTCATCAAAGCGAATCGGCAGCGCAGGATATTGATCATCGCGATATCTGCCCAGCGGTACGAGCTTGGGCTGCGGTAGAAGGGCGCATAGCTGTCGCTCTTCAGATCCAAGAAGCGGCGGAAGAACTTCAACTTGATGGCGTGGATTTCTCTGGCCAGGCCGATGTCTGGAACGTGAAGCTGTTCCGTTGGTTGGACAACAAAGAAGACTCTGCATCTTACCGAAAGAACGTCGAGCAACTCGTGCCCGCGATCATGTCTGTCTTACCACTTCGATACCGCGACCGTGTCGTTAAAAACGACTCGTTTGCCTACCGCATGGCCAGGTTGGAAAAAGAGGTGAGTGAGGCGAAGCAAGCTCTGATGCTCGATGCACCGAAGAAGGAAAAGCTAAAGGAGTTAGGCGAGGGGATTTTCGAAATGTTCCGTGTCGATCCTGACCTTACGGCGCCGCTACTGGCGATGGTCACAACCATGCTGGGGGCAATGTGA
- a CDS encoding replication protein, giving the protein MSNTAEIINFPHRTEQPGGRMADLSNGYTKVANEIQQLKPRLRMSGREWQCFEAVIWLTYGWNKKQDRVTNTVIAELTGLSDSHVSDALKSLAERKIIFSQKQGVMKTVGINTDLSAWILDKPKTGKVFPKSGKVLPKTGKTFPETVDTQDYNKNNIKISSSRNSDESRNQKTQKFLSRHPEAAAGIYTPAGKSWGSADDLKAARWIYDRLLTVNASLSEPNWAEWANTIRLMRVQDKRTHYEICDLFQWANRDEFWKDNILSPSSLRKQWDQLTTKRLRATGAAKSSRGGVDLHNTDWIDGVLE; this is encoded by the coding sequence ATGTCAAATACAGCTGAAATTATCAATTTCCCCCACAGAACCGAACAACCGGGAGGTCGTATGGCCGACCTGTCGAACGGGTATACCAAGGTCGCTAACGAGATCCAGCAGCTTAAGCCTCGCCTGAGAATGTCAGGCCGGGAGTGGCAATGTTTTGAGGCGGTGATCTGGCTTACCTACGGCTGGAACAAGAAACAGGACCGCGTTACGAACACGGTTATCGCTGAGCTTACAGGGCTGAGTGATTCCCACGTTTCTGATGCGCTCAAGTCACTCGCAGAACGCAAAATTATCTTCAGTCAAAAGCAGGGCGTGATGAAAACGGTCGGTATAAATACTGACCTTTCAGCCTGGATTTTAGACAAACCGAAAACGGGAAAAGTCTTCCCGAAATCGGGAAAAGTGTTACCGAAAACGGGAAAAACCTTCCCGGAAACGGTAGACACCCAAGACTATAACAAGAACAATATTAAAATATCCTCGTCTCGGAATTCTGACGAATCCCGAAACCAGAAAACTCAAAAGTTTCTCTCACGCCATCCAGAAGCTGCCGCCGGGATATACACCCCGGCAGGTAAATCATGGGGATCCGCTGACGACCTCAAGGCCGCACGCTGGATTTACGACAGGCTTCTCACCGTCAACGCATCACTATCCGAACCAAACTGGGCTGAATGGGCAAACACCATCAGGCTGATGCGCGTCCAGGACAAGCGCACTCACTACGAAATCTGCGACCTGTTCCAGTGGGCCAACAGGGATGAATTCTGGAAAGACAATATCCTGAGCCCTTCGAGTTTGCGCAAGCAGTGGGATCAACTCACAACCAAACGGCTGCGCGCAACCGGGGCGGCAAAGTCATCGCGGGGCGGCGTTGACCTGCATAACACCGACTGGATTGACGGGGTGCTGGAATGA
- a CDS encoding replication protein P has product MKNLAESIRNFDREQARRVAHNMPEQYTEREQTQQVAQIINGLFVQLAAAFPASLVNRSQEDVNEIRRQWVLAFKENGITTLEQVEAGMRMVRRQERPFLPSPGQFIKWCREGRCVLGITVTDVMAEYWKWRKLVFRYPSSEQYPWPKPIYYHICLELRRRGTDGQLSHKELEREASDILDMWEKRVLAGKPIPPVRRALAAPVSPKGPTPAELLKAKYERMKTDGRPER; this is encoded by the coding sequence ATGAAAAATCTTGCCGAGAGCATTCGCAATTTTGACAGGGAACAGGCTCGCCGCGTGGCGCACAACATGCCTGAGCAGTACACCGAACGCGAACAAACGCAGCAGGTGGCTCAGATTATCAACGGGCTGTTCGTACAGCTGGCGGCCGCGTTCCCAGCAAGCTTGGTTAATCGCAGCCAGGAAGACGTGAACGAGATCCGCCGTCAGTGGGTGCTGGCCTTCAAAGAAAACGGGATCACCACTCTGGAGCAGGTTGAAGCCGGCATGCGCATGGTGCGCCGTCAGGAACGCCCATTCCTGCCTTCGCCAGGCCAGTTCATCAAGTGGTGCAGGGAAGGGCGCTGCGTGCTGGGGATCACCGTCACTGATGTGATGGCCGAATACTGGAAGTGGCGCAAGCTGGTGTTCCGGTATCCGAGCAGTGAACAGTATCCGTGGCCTAAACCCATTTATTATCACATCTGCCTCGAACTGCGGCGCCGGGGAACCGATGGCCAGTTGAGCCATAAAGAGCTCGAGCGTGAGGCCAGCGACATTCTGGATATGTGGGAAAAGCGGGTGCTGGCCGGGAAACCGATTCCGCCAGTGCGTCGGGCGCTCGCCGCACCGGTATCGCCGAAGGGACCAACCCCTGCGGAGCTTCTGAAAGCCAAATACGAGCGGATGAAGACCGATGGGAGGCCAGAGCGATGA
- a CDS encoding DUF1304 domain-containing protein — translation MIASVLIALVAVIHIHILVLEIFLWDTKTGCKAFNLSADFARDSRVLAANQGLYNGFLAAGLFWGLWLGDGGFHFKLFFLVCVLIAGLFGAITASRKILYVQALPALLALIALCMGL, via the coding sequence CTGATCGCTTCCGTCCTTATCGCGCTTGTCGCCGTTATACACATCCATATTCTCGTGCTTGAGATATTTTTGTGGGACACGAAAACAGGCTGTAAGGCCTTTAATCTCAGCGCTGATTTCGCCCGAGACAGCCGGGTGCTAGCCGCCAATCAGGGGCTGTATAACGGTTTTTTAGCGGCGGGATTATTCTGGGGGCTGTGGCTGGGCGACGGTGGTTTCCATTTTAAACTGTTCTTTCTGGTATGCGTGCTGATTGCGGGTCTGTTTGGCGCAATCACCGCCAGCAGGAAAATTCTTTATGTGCAGGCGCTGCCCGCATTGCTGGCGTTAATTGCGCTGTGTATGGGACTGTAA
- a CDS encoding MFS transporter, whose protein sequence is MLRSLQALCLMSFFLADVRDGLGPFLGIYLTEQHWRPDDIGFVMTAGGIAALLATVPAGIMIDATRKKRLLLLACCALVTLATLMLWYSTRYSIAMFSQIVSGLVAALIGPLVAGITLGLTGQRGFTRQMGRNEAFNHGGNMVAAVLAGGAMWLWGIGAVFVLMTGMAVFTALSVLAIREQDIDHDAARGLETGDKAQVVPQLSVLMRHPVLLTTGITLLLFHLGNAALLPMLSMRVAAIGSSLWSPGIYAAATVVISQCVMIPVALLTSVQAQRYGYRRLILIALIVLPVRAALAASFAGPLSVIPVQILDGVAAGILGVAVPGYIVNTLRGSGHINAGQSVIMLMQGAGAAFSPALAGSIVAHSSWRMAFATLGGVALAALVVWWRAAGRVSATA, encoded by the coding sequence ATGTTGCGATCGCTACAGGCGCTCTGCCTAATGAGCTTTTTTCTGGCGGATGTGCGCGATGGGCTCGGCCCCTTTCTCGGCATTTATCTCACTGAACAGCACTGGCGACCGGATGATATTGGATTTGTGATGACCGCAGGCGGGATCGCGGCGCTGCTGGCGACGGTGCCCGCAGGGATTATGATCGATGCCACGCGCAAAAAGCGCCTGCTGCTGCTCGCCTGCTGCGCGCTGGTCACGCTGGCGACGCTCATGCTCTGGTACAGCACCCGTTATAGCATTGCGATGTTTTCGCAGATTGTTTCCGGGCTGGTCGCCGCGCTGATTGGCCCGTTGGTGGCGGGGATCACGCTGGGCCTGACCGGCCAGCGCGGCTTCACGCGGCAGATGGGCCGCAACGAGGCGTTCAACCACGGCGGCAATATGGTGGCAGCAGTGCTGGCAGGCGGCGCGATGTGGCTGTGGGGCATCGGCGCGGTCTTTGTCCTGATGACGGGCATGGCGGTTTTCACCGCGCTTAGCGTACTGGCGATCCGCGAGCAGGATATCGATCATGACGCGGCGCGCGGCCTTGAAACCGGCGATAAGGCGCAGGTGGTGCCGCAGCTGTCAGTGCTGATGCGCCATCCGGTGCTGCTGACGACCGGCATCACACTGCTGCTGTTTCACCTCGGAAACGCTGCGCTGCTGCCAATGCTCAGCATGCGCGTGGCTGCTATAGGCAGCAGCCTGTGGAGCCCTGGAATCTATGCTGCGGCGACGGTAGTGATTTCGCAATGCGTGATGATCCCGGTCGCCCTTCTGACCTCCGTGCAAGCGCAGCGCTATGGCTACCGGCGGCTTATCCTGATTGCGCTTATTGTACTGCCAGTGCGCGCCGCACTGGCCGCCAGTTTTGCCGGGCCGTTATCCGTTATTCCGGTGCAAATTCTGGATGGCGTCGCCGCCGGGATCCTGGGTGTCGCGGTGCCGGGCTATATTGTTAACACGCTACGCGGGTCCGGGCACATCAACGCGGGGCAGAGCGTGATTATGCTGATGCAGGGCGCGGGCGCCGCGTTCAGCCCGGCGCTAGCGGGCAGCATCGTCGCGCATTCGTCATGGCGCATGGCGTTTGCGACGCTTGGGGGGGTGGCGCTTGCGGCATTAGTTGTCTGGTGGCGCGCGGCCGGACGGGTATCGGCTACGGCATAA
- a CDS encoding nuclear transport factor 2 family protein encodes MRANTMLLDTLKRLECFLHGSRRKDRKWLEQILHDRFSEITRSGVLVDRVQTIEALSGEDSVPVILSSDFRLIIVRDNFAILHYRTVHPDGSHASLRSSCWEISENGQWKLVFHQGTPEAQSI; translated from the coding sequence ATGAGGGCAAATACTATGCTACTGGATACGTTAAAAAGACTCGAATGTTTTCTTCATGGCAGCAGGCGGAAAGATCGGAAATGGCTTGAACAGATACTCCATGACAGATTTAGCGAAATAACGCGCTCAGGAGTATTAGTTGATCGTGTACAGACTATTGAAGCCCTTTCGGGGGAAGACAGCGTTCCAGTTATTCTTAGTAGTGATTTCCGGCTTATCATCGTTAGAGATAATTTCGCAATATTGCATTACAGAACGGTCCATCCAGATGGAAGTCATGCATCCCTTCGTTCTTCATGCTGGGAAATCTCTGAGAACGGGCAATGGAAATTGGTATTCCATCAGGGAACACCTGAGGCACAGAGCATATAG
- a CDS encoding GNAT family N-acetyltransferase, producing MNIRTRLALPSDIKGIFDVRTSVKENHLSREEMERMGITESVVTNMIEKRRCAWVAEEDGKVTGFSMILPEEACLFAAFVLPKYEGRGLGRILVGLAEQEIFKHHEVAWLETDKNSRAAGFYRRLGWIEKGNVSESDIRLEKLRCT from the coding sequence ATGAATATTAGGACAAGATTAGCTCTACCCTCTGATATAAAGGGTATTTTTGACGTCAGGACTTCGGTTAAAGAAAATCATCTCAGTCGAGAAGAAATGGAGCGGATGGGAATTACCGAGAGCGTTGTCACCAATATGATTGAAAAAAGACGTTGCGCATGGGTTGCTGAAGAAGATGGGAAAGTGACCGGTTTTTCAATGATTTTGCCTGAAGAAGCATGCCTTTTTGCGGCATTTGTTCTACCTAAATATGAAGGCCGAGGTTTAGGTCGCATACTTGTTGGACTCGCAGAACAAGAAATTTTCAAACATCATGAGGTAGCTTGGCTTGAAACCGACAAAAACAGCCGCGCGGCAGGATTTTATAGGCGGCTGGGCTGGATTGAGAAAGGAAATGTTAGCGAATCCGATATTAGATTAGAGAAACTTCGCTGCACTTGA